A genomic region of Gossypium hirsutum isolate 1008001.06 chromosome D01, Gossypium_hirsutum_v2.1, whole genome shotgun sequence contains the following coding sequences:
- the LOC107921431 gene encoding uncharacterized protein isoform X1 has product MMRSRLENQRHEDQYSRAFHELWGLVMSLLRSPLAPVPSASQSPALSTSPHSPPVPTMKKISPSEFALLMLGTSVSLMLCGSVTFFIGFMLMPWLLCLVMVLYIAGIVSAVSMLCRSTICYAMAPLLRRKEIPGLLQSRN; this is encoded by the exons ATGATGAGAAGCCGATTGGAAAATCAGCGGCATGAGGATCAGTATTCGAGGGCTTTCCACGAGCTGTGGGGACTGGTTATGAGCCTTCTACGATCGCCGCTAGCTCCGGTTCCTTCCGCCAGCCAATCACCAGCGTTGTCCACAAGCCCTCATTCCCCACCAGTACCGACAATGAAGAAGATATCACCGTCCGAATTCGCTTTGCTGATGTTAGGGACATCGGTTTCGTTGATGCTGTGTGGATCAGTTACTTTCTTTATAGGATTCATGTTGATGCCTTGGCTTCTTTGTTTGGTCATGGTTCTTTACATTGCTGGAATTGTTTCTGCGGTTTCCATGTTATGTCGTTCTACTATTTGTTATGCCATGGCCCCTCTGCTGCGGCGGAAGGAAATTCCTg GTCTTTTACAGAGCAGGAATTAA
- the LOC107921431 gene encoding uncharacterized protein isoform X2 produces MMRSRLENQRHEDQYSRAFHELWGLVMSLLRSPLAPVPSASQSPALSTSPHSPPVPTMKKISPSEFALLMLGTSVSLMLCGSVTFFIGFMLMPWLLCLVMVLYIAGIVSAVSMLCRSTICYAMAPLLRRKEIPEQELNP; encoded by the exons ATGATGAGAAGCCGATTGGAAAATCAGCGGCATGAGGATCAGTATTCGAGGGCTTTCCACGAGCTGTGGGGACTGGTTATGAGCCTTCTACGATCGCCGCTAGCTCCGGTTCCTTCCGCCAGCCAATCACCAGCGTTGTCCACAAGCCCTCATTCCCCACCAGTACCGACAATGAAGAAGATATCACCGTCCGAATTCGCTTTGCTGATGTTAGGGACATCGGTTTCGTTGATGCTGTGTGGATCAGTTACTTTCTTTATAGGATTCATGTTGATGCCTTGGCTTCTTTGTTTGGTCATGGTTCTTTACATTGCTGGAATTGTTTCTGCGGTTTCCATGTTATGTCGTTCTACTATTTGTTATGCCATGGCCCCTCTGCTGCGGCGGAAGGAAATTCCTg AGCAGGAATTAAATCCCTAG